A single region of the Podospora pseudopauciseta strain CBS 411.78 chromosome 1, whole genome shotgun sequence genome encodes:
- a CDS encoding hypothetical protein (EggNog:ENOG503NZU2): protein MGRAKSPTKASPQSLTHRANHALAQLQSLVPSASSASDEESPITIIRLSAPIITSASSSETPSAARTSDISNTSLPPSGPTPSSLEADLLHYKELFSKLRFSYVEQVTKEKFIRAIVGDPPLIVTPQENAELEDSNKVAKAELKALKNEVADMVKDLEARGRELAKRYERVKTETVRLGELPGRVEGLEREIARLKEEQQLGEGSRAELNLPLAKTLQLVGEKKRQMQELDRQLEQLRNQAPRKRKEVERLQGEVAGLEQKRGNAMAAAKEAKRRREDKGARNGLDELEARGRWYRGSEAVLRGLLGIRG, encoded by the coding sequence ATGGGCCGCGCCAAATCCCCAACCAAAGCGTCACCCCAATCGCTCACCCACCGCGCCAACCACGCCCTCGCCCAACTCCAATCCCTCGttccctcggcctcctcagcctcggACGAAGAATCCCCCATAACCATCATCCGCCTCTCCGCCCCGATAATCACGTCCGCTTCTTCGTCCGAGACCCCGTCAGCAGCCCGCACCTCCGacatctccaacacctcccttcccccctcgggtccaaccccctcctccctcgaagccgacctcctccactACAAAGAACTCTTCTCCAAACTCCGCTTCTCCTACGTCGAGCAGGTCACCAAAGAAAAGTTCATCCGCGCCATCGTCGGCGACCCGCCCTTGATCGTCACGCCCCAGGAAAACGCCGAGCTGGAAGACAGCAACAAGGTTGCCAAGGCGGAGCTGAAGGCTCTCAAGAATGAGGTGGCGGACATGGTCAAGGATCTGGAGGCGAGGGGGCGGGAGCTGGCAAAACGTTACGAGAGGGTCAAGACGGAGACTGTTCGGCTAGGGGAGCTGCCGGGACgagtggaggggttggaaagGGAGATTgcgaggttgaaggaggagcagcagcttgGGGAGGGATCGAGGGCAGAGCTGAATTTACCGCTGGCGAAGACGCTGCAGCTTGTGGGCGAGAAAAAGAGGCAGATGCAGGAGTTGGATAGGCAGTTGGAGCAGCTGAGGAATCAGGCTCCacggaagaggaaggaggtggagcgGTTGCAAGGAGAGGTGGCCGGGCTGGAGCAGAAGAGGGGGAAtgcgatggcggcggcgaaagaagcgaagagaaggagggaggataAGGGGGCCAGGAACGGGTTGGATGAGCTGGAGGCAAGGGGACGGTGGTATAGGGGGAGCGAGGCtgttttgagggggttgctggggatTCGGGGGTGA
- a CDS encoding hypothetical protein (COG:S; EggNog:ENOG503P5K9), giving the protein MSQLWSSPKSPATAGPVRRFGQIIKLKPEHVAKYKEIHAAVWPVVLEQIKASNIRDYSIFHDPDSGILFASFKYIGTDYDADMKRMRENPKVREWWKLTDSLQESLVPGAKSSSDGEPAWWKGVEEVFYTP; this is encoded by the exons ATGTCTCAGCTCTGGTCTTCACCCAAATCCCCTGCCACCGCTGGCCCAGTCCGCCGGTTCGGTCAGATCATCAAGCTTAAACCCGAGCACGTTGCCAAGTACAAGGAGATCCACGCTGCCGTTTGGCCTGTTGTGTTGGAGCAGATCAAGGCTAGCAATATCAGAGATT ACAGCATCTTCCACGATCCAGACAGCGGAATCCTTTTCGCCAGCTTCAAGTACATTGGCACCGACTATGACGCGGAcatgaagaggatgagggagaacccaaaggtgagggagtggtggAAGTTGACGGACAGCCTCCAGGAGTCTCTTGTACCGGGGGCGAAGAGCAGTTCAGACGGGGAACCGGCTTGGTGGAAAGGAGTTGAGGAGGTGTTTTACACTCCTTGA
- a CDS encoding hypothetical protein (COG:S; EggNog:ENOG503P54Z) has translation MHPLLLRPTLAGRLSRRAKSYKTVIACIEEPLSVSRVHFSTSPKVGAKNQVYASVRNPDQFHTYQLLSASSRTPLLTMWTASYCPTCKVVEPLIRELVESGVGEAEGGVGYCEVEYDAPDVMSAGLGMTYMISALPTLLSFDAQEAQVETKVTDARKMANRQFLEEWVRTEARRHGNRGGGGGNFLSNFFGKSK, from the exons ATgcacccccttcttcttcgaccGACCCTTGCCGGGCGGCTTTCCCGTCGGGCCAAGTCTTACAAGACCGTCATCGCATGCATAGAAGAGCCGCTGTCCGTATCACGCGTTCACTTCTCGACATCGCCCAAGGTGGGTGCGAAGAACCAGGTTTATGCCTC CGTTCGTAACCCGGACCAGTTTCACACCTACCAACTCCTGTCGGCATCATCCCGGACGCCTCTCTTGACGATGTGGACAGCCTCGTACTGCCCAACATGCAAAGTCGTAGAACCCCTCATCCGGGAGCTCGTCGAGTCCGGTGTCGGTGAGGCTGAGGGCGGGGTGGGCTACTGCGAAGTCGAGTACGACGCGCCAGATGTCATGAGCGCGGGTCTGGGGATGACCTACATGATCAGTGCCCTCCCGACTCTTCTCAGTTTCGACGCCCAGGAGGCTCAAGTCGAGACCAAGGTTACGGATGCCAGGAAGATGGCCAACCGTCAGTTTCTGGAGGAGTGGGTGAGGACCGAGGCACGTAGACACGGCAAtcggggtggtggcgggggcAACTTCCTCAGCAATTTCTTTGGCAAGTCGAAATAG
- a CDS encoding hypothetical protein (COG:S; EggNog:ENOG503NTX3), which translates to MASSSGESPQRRKWFSRNSSNGEGSVEKKGPTRWTMGILEDKDTIEVPGSVLLLAPDHNEPLGLRNAPARTSHSSIPVGVLRQVTEPPPPAEDPKKKTKDGKIILDPQPDDSANDPLNWPVWRRDSSLLSLGLYCLVGGGMTPILAAGFTDVASDYGVDVHTVSLTTGLYMMGMGLGSVVFSPTAILWGKRPVYLFSSVLFILTSVWCALSPNFASLVVARILQGVSVSPVECLPSATIAEIFFLHERAFRIGIYTLLLLGGKNLVPLVSAAIIQKLGWRWVFWIVAIIVGFCSVLLFLFVPESFWDRAPHRRKKSRPNFFRRFSSKHDVAHPGAHATPAVTPAPQSPITEAVPSPEPPKAATRAQVGFAPEPEYLDSEPRERASQDIQRPPTVQASPAISESEKPVSDGPASRTPHDTDSESLSSSRSGREAYTTVLRGAPPKSFVQQLKPFNGRLNKDKWHKAAVRPLILLSYPAVLWSSIVYACSVGWLIVISESMAVIYREEVYDFDALQTGLVYISPFIGGVLGTAVAGRVSDVIVKAMARRNGGLYEPEFRLIMALPVAITTVIGLMGFGWSAEVRDHWMVPTAFFGIISFGCCLGSTTSITFCVDSYRQYAGEALVTLNFCVHLDWCHSAYPAAVHHPDVYLWQAGAHVDGAEELYGEVLGEHRAEKAGEASCQLSKGWTQEIGMRLFFLFFFFLFFFLFWRFFKDFRFMTAWFSVTALHLHGWFFSFSFFLYGLGWGFDDFFKRSVFWI; encoded by the exons ATGGCAAGCAGCTCGGGGGAATCACCGCAGCGGCGAAAATGGTTTTCGCGCAATTCATCCAATGGGGAGGGTTCCGTTGAAAAAAAGGGCCCAACGAGATGGACGATGGGAATCCTGGAAGACAAGGACACGATCGAGGTTCCAG GCTCCGTTCTCTTGCTGGCCCCTGATCACAACGAGCCGCTCGGCTTGAGGAACGCACCCGCAAGAACATCTCATTCCTCTATTCCTGTCGGTGTCCTTCGCCAGGTCACCGAACCACCGCCTCCGGCAGAGgaccccaagaagaagaccaaggaTGGGAAAATCATCTTGGATCCTCAGCCTGATGATTCGGCCAATGATCCCCTGAACTGGCCGGTATGGCGAAGAGACTCTTcgcttctctctctcgggCTCTACTGCCTCGTTGGTGGAGGCATGACGCCCATCCTGGCCGCCGGGTTCACCGACGTTGCCAGCGATTATGGGGTAGATGTTCACACCGTCTCCCTCACGACAGGTCTGTACATGATGGGTATGGGTCTGGGCTCCGTTGTGTTCTCTCCAACTGCCATCTTGTGGGGAAAGCGGCCAGTCTACCTGTTCAGTTCCGTCCTGTTCATTTTGACTTCGGTTTGGTGTGCCTTGTCACCAAACTTCGCCTCGTTGGTGGTTGCCCGTATCCTCCAGGGTGTCTCCGTCAGCCCTGTCGAATGTCTTCCTTCCGCCACCATTGCCGAAATCTTCTTCCTTCACGAGCGCGCATTCCGCATCGGTATCTACACTCTGTTGTTGCTCGGTGGGAAGAATCTGGTTCCTTTGGTCAGCGCTGCCATTATTCAAAAGTTGGGATGGCGATGGGTGTTTTG GATCGttgccatcatcgtcggGTTCTGCTCGGTcctcttgtttcttttcgtCCCCGAATCTTTCTGGGACCGTGCTCCGCATCGCAGAAAGAAGTCCAGACCAAACTTCTTCCGCCGCTTCTCCTCGAAACACGATGTGGCTCACCCGGGGGCTCATGCCACCCCGGCTGTCACGCCTGCTCCGCAATCACCAATCACGGAAGCTGTGCCTTCACCCGAGCCTCCGAAAGCCGCGACCAGGGCGCAAGTCGGTTTCGCTCCGGAGCCCGAGTACCTAGATTCGGAGCCCCGCGAGAGAGCATCGCAAGACATCCAACGACCCCCAACTGTCCAAGCCTCTCCTGCAATTTCAGAGTCGGAAAAGCCGGTCTCCGACGGCCCCGCCTCGAGAACTCCTCACGACACTGATAGTGAGTCGCTTTCGAGCTCTCGGTCCGGGCGAGAGGCGTACACGACCGTCTTGCGCGGCGCACCCCCGAAATCTTTTGTTCAGCAGCTCAAACCCTTCAATGGCCGCCTCAACAAGGACAAGTGGCACAAGGCTGCCGTCCGGCCTCTGATTCTTCTGTCGTATCCTGCCGTGTTGTGGTCATCGATCGTGTACGCGTGCTCGGTCGGATGGCTTATCGTGATATCAGAATCTATGGCCGTGATATACCGAGAGGAAGTCTACGACTTTGACGCCCTTCAGACCGGTCTCGTCTACATATCTCCTTTTATCGGTGGTGTCCTCGGAACTGCCGTGGCAGGCAGAGTCTCGGATGTCATTGTGAAGGCGATGGCGAGACGCAATGGTGGACTTTACGAACCCGAGTTCAGACTCATCATGGCTCTCCCCGTGGCCATCACCACGGTTATCGGCCTGATGGGTTTCGGCTGGTCGGCCGAGGTGAGAGATCACTGGATGGTGCCGACGGCATTCTTTGGCATAATTTCCTTTGGGTGCTGTTTGGGATCAACAACCAGCATCACCTTCTGCGTCGACAGCTACAGACAGTATGCCGGCGAGGCCCTTGTCACGCTCAACTTTT GTGTACATTTGGATTGGTGTCATTCAGCTTATCCTGCTGCTGTTCACCATCCCGATGTATATCTATGGCAAGCGGGCGCGCATGTGGACGGTGCGGAAGAACTTTATGGAGAGGTTCTAGGAGAGCATCGAGCGGAGAAAGCAGGAGAGGCTTCATGTCAACTTTCAAAAGGTTGGACACAGGAAATCGGAATgagacttttttttcttttctttttttttctttttttctttcttttttg gcgTTTTTTTAAAGACTTTCGTTTTATGACCGCATGGTTTAGTGTTACTGCATTGCATTTACATGGctggtttttttctttttctttctttctttatgGACTGGGCTGGGGGTTTGATGACTTTTTTAAACGGTCTGTGTTCTGGATATGA
- a CDS encoding hypothetical protein (EggNog:ENOG503P1VN), with product MSTTTPHLLEPYLSLPRETSLIVLSSILGASTNWLLARYIHSYLKTPSVEGEPEVAVLLASFLRDYPFFQQTLSKLSLDLDSEARKGRFAFVDGLTGLFLPSQRSGGRLQDGDDLRAVQRQIGDALAGLDAGRKRRVVLVLDQPDFLVASTSAGGGEGAGIAVRDVILDLREKVHSCVVTVSADDPLVHPPVAPTPLETNHSWFVLSLLHEADMLCALRLLDTGTAKDVSGVVRITSSRDGETEDREYLYKVGGHGGAKVFERGQ from the exons ATGTcgaccacaaccccccaccttTTGGAACCCTACCTCTCCCTGCCCCGGGAAACCTCCCTCATTGTGCTCAGCTCCATCCTCGGCGCATCGACAAACTGGCTTCTGGCGCGGTATATCCACTCCTACCTCAAAACCCCCAGCGTCGAAGGCGAGCCAGAAGTCGCCGTATTGCTGGCGTCCTTCCTTCGAGACTACCCCTTCTTCCAGCAGAccctctccaagctctcgCTCGACCTCGACTCCGAAGCCCGAAAGGGCAGGTTCGCGTTTGTGGATGGGTTGACGGGCTTGTTTCTCCCGTCCCAGCGGTCCGGGGGGAGGTTGCAGGACGGGGATGATCTCCGGGCGGTTCAGAGGCAGATCGGAGATGCCCTGGCGGGGTTGGAtgctgggaggaagaggagggtggtgctggtgctggacCAGCCGGATTTCTTGGTTGCGAGTACTAgtgctggcggtggggaAGGGGCAGGGATCGCGGTGAGGGATGTCATCTTGGATCTGAGAGAG AAGGTCCACAGCTGCGTCGTTACCGTGTCAGCCGACGACCCTCTCGTTCACCCTCCTGTCGCTCCCACACCCCTCGAGACGAACCACTCCTGGTTTGTGCTGTCACTGCTTCACGAGGCGGACATGCTGTGCGCCCTGAGGCTGCTGGACACTGGCACAGCAAAGGATGTCagtggggtggtgaggatcACCAGTTCGAGGGATGGCGAGACGGAGGACAGAGAGTATCTTTACAAGGTTGGGGGGCATGGCGGTGCCAAGGTCTTCGAGAGGGGGCAGTAG
- the RPL37B gene encoding 60S ribosomal protein L37B (EggNog:ENOG503P54H; COG:J), whose product MTKGTSSFGKRHNKTHGICRRCGRRSMHNQKHTCASCGYPAAKTRKYNWSEKAKRRKVTGTGRMRYLSTVSRKFKNGFQTGVPKGSRGPNTASE is encoded by the exons atga CGAAGGGTACCTCCAGCTTTGGCAAGCG CCACAACAAGACCCACGGGATCTGCAGACGCTGCGG TCGCCGTTCTATGCACAACCAGAAGCACACCTGCGCTTCGTGCGGCTACCCCGCTGCTAAGACCCGCAAGT ACAACTGGTCCGAGAAGGCTAAGCGCAGAAAGGTTACCGGCACCGGCCGCATGAGATACCTCAGCACCGTCTCCAGAAAGTTCAAGAACGGCTTCCAGACTGGTGTCCCCAAGGGCTCGCGGGGTCCCAACACCGCTTCCGAGTAA
- the CYT20 gene encoding Valine--tRNA ligase, mitochondrial (COG:J; EggNog:ENOG503NXM3) has translation MLSSSWRLVSSTRNSLLKASLASFRPEPRTYHSSAYRLSKMADEAAKAPAPATTPAAAPDAPAPKKNEAKEKAKAEKAAKFAAKQAAAKLKQQQQAGDKPAEAPKPKAKKAETPVLPRYKDETPAGEKKKIQPFDHPHFSAYNPQAVESSWYSWWEKSGYFKPQEPRTPDAGKFVIALPPPNVTGALHCGHALANSLQDTLIRWNRMKGLSTLWVPGCDHAGIATQSVVEKMLYKREKKTRHDLGREEFTKRVWEWKGEYHERINNAQRLMGGSMDWSREAFTMDENLTAAVMEAFVTLHDEGLIYRSNRLVNWSTHLRTALSTLEVINKDITGRTMIDVPGYDRKVEFGVLTYFKYPIEGSDEFITVATTRPETMLGDSGIAVSPGDARYAHLVGKHARHPFTRRLMPIVEDSYVDPEFGTGAVKLTPAHDFNDYKLGVAHKLEFINVLTEDGLINENGAMFQGQKRFNARYTVVEELARLGLFVKKEPNAMVIPICERSGDVIEPRMAPQWWVKMEDMARDAMRVVESGEIKISPESARKSYFQWLNNITDWCISRQLWWGHRIPAYRIVLEGEDSEETDKATWVVGRNAEEAKAKAAEKAAELFPGKNYTLEQDPDCLDTWFSSGLWPMAILGWPNTEKDDFKKFFPTELLESGWDILFFWIARMIMLSLKLTGKVPFTEVYCHSLIRDAEGRKMSKSLGNVIDPLDIINGIKLEDLHAKLLTGNLRSDEVERATKYQKQSFPGGIPECGADALRFTLLSYTTGGGDINFDIRVMAAYRRFCNKVWQASKYVLGNLGDSFKPDAQLDLAALSVPERWIVHRTNAAVKGINEALTNRQFSTATRLVYSLFYDDFCDIFVENSKGMLGQDADPAQANSVRQVLYFVLDTCLRLLHPMLPFITEELWQRLPRKAGDETPSILLAPYPEADQALEFPAESADYELGLKCASGIRSLAAEYNIRDGRAFIVASTPAALEKVSAQLNAIKTLSGRSIASTEVIEESATPKGCAVSVVNAEIVVLLQVSDQITDIAAEIKKITTKLQKTTVAITKQEELINREGFEKVSDVVVTAEKKKLADAQAAKENYERTLAEFSKLKL, from the exons ATGCTGAGCTCGTCGTGGCGACTGGTTAGTTCGACACGGAACTCGCTGCTTAAAGCATCCTTGGCTTCTTTCCGTCCAGAACCTCGAACCTATCACTCCTCAGCGTACCGACTATCCAAAATGGCCGACGAAGCTGCTAAAGCCCCCGCGCCGGCGACCACACCGGCCGCCGCTCCCGATGCGCCTGCGCCAAAGAAAAATG aggccaaggagaaggccaaagCCGAAAAGGCTGCCAAATTCGCTGCGAAGCAAGCTGCCGCCAAGCtgaagcaacagcaacaagccGGTGACAAGCCTGCCGAAGCCCCGAAGcccaaggcgaagaaggccgagacTCCTGTCCTTCCTCGCTACAAGGACGAGACTCCAGCtggtgagaagaagaagatccAGCCCTTCGATCACCCGCACTTCTCAGCATACAACCCCCAGGCCGTCGAGTCGTCATGGTATTCATGGTGGGAGAAGAGCGGCTACTTCAAGCCTCAAGAGCCCCGAACCCCTGATGCTGGCAAATTCGTCATTGCCCTGCCGCCCCCGAACGTCACTGGTGCACTTCACTGCGGCCATGCTCTCGCCAACTCTCTCCAAGATACACTTATTCGATGGAACCGGATGAAGGGCCTCAGCACACTCTGGGTCCCGGGTTGCGATCACGCCGGTATCGCCACTCAGTCCGTTGTCGAAAAGATGCTGtacaagagagagaagaagacgcgCCACGATCTCGGCCGCGAGGAGTTCACAAAGCGCGTGTGGGAGTGGAAGGGGGAATACCATGAGCGCATCAACAATGCCCAGAGACTCATGGGTGGCTCCATGGACTGGAGCCGCGAGGCCTTTACCATGGACGAGAACCTGACTGCCGCCGTTATGGAGGCGTTTGTCACTCTTCACGATGAGGGTCTCATCTACAGGTCCAACCGCTTGGTTAACTGGTCCACTCATCTTCGCACCGCCCTCAGCACCTTGGAGGTCATCAACAAGGATATCACCGGGCGCACCATGATTGACGTGCCCGGCTATGACAGAAAGGTTGAGTTCGGTGTCCTCACATACTTCAAGTACCCAATTGAGGGGTCAGACGAGTTCATCACTGTTGCCACCACACGTCCCGAGACAATGTTGGGCGATAGCGGTATCGCTGTCAGCCCCGGTGATGCCCGCTACGCACACCTTGTCGGAAAGCACGCCCGTCATCCCTTCACCCGGAGGTTGATGCCCATCGTCGAGGATTCCTACGTTGACCCAGAATTCGGCACTGGTGCTGTCAAGCTCACCCCCGCGCACGACTTCAACGATTACAAGCTCGGGGTCGCCCACAAGCTTGAGTTCATCAACGTGCTTACCGAAGACGGCTTGATAAACGAGAACGGCGCTATGTTCCAGGGCCAGAAGAGATTCAACGCCCGTTACACGGTTGTCGAGGAGTTGGCTAGGCTTGGCTTGTTCGTCAAGAAGGAGCCCAACGCCATGGTTATCCCCATTTGCGAGCGCAGTGGGGATGTTATCGAGCCTCGCATGGCGCCTCAGTGGTgggtgaagatggaggaCATGGCCAGGGATGCCATGAGAGTCGTTGAGAGTGGTGAGATCAAGATCAGCCCGGAGAGTGCCCGCAAGAGCTACTTCCAATggctcaacaacatcaccgaCTGGTGCATTTCCAGACAGTTGTGGTGGGGCCACCGTATCCCGGCGTACCGTATTGTCCTTGAAGGCGAGGACAGCGAGGAGACAGACAAGGCCACCTGGGTTGTTGGCAGAAATGCCGAagaggccaaggccaaggccgccgagaaggctgccgagcTGTTTCCCGGCAAGAACTACACCCTCGAGCAAGACCCTGACTGCCTCGACACCTGGTTCAGCTCCGGCTTGTGGCCCATGGCTATCTTGGGCTGGCCCAACACGGAGAAGGATGATTTCAAGAAGTTCTTCCCCACCGAGCTGCTCGAATCCGGCTGGGATATTCTGTTCTTCTGGATTGCCAGAATGATCATGCTCTCCCTGAAGTTGACGGGCAAGGTTCCCTTCACTGAGGTGTACTGCCACTCGTTGATCCGCGACGCCGAAGGGCGAAAGATGAGCAAGAGTTTGGGTAATGTCATTGACCCGTTGGACATCATCAACGGTATCAAGCTCGAGGACCTTCACGCGAAGCTCTTGACAGGTAACCTCAGGTCTGACGAGGTTGAGCGTGCCACCAAGTACCAGAAGCAATCGTTCCCTGGCGGCATCCCAGAGTGCGGCGCTGATGCTCTGCGTTTCACGCTTCTCTCGTACACCACCGGTGGTGGCGACATCAACTTCGACATCCGCGTCATGGCGGCCTACCGCAGATTCTGCAACAAGGTTTGGCAAGCTTCCAAGTACGTGTTGGGCAACCTTGGCGATTCCTTCAAGCCTGATGCCCAGCTTGACCTCGCGGCTCTGTCGGTCCCAGAGCGCTGGATTGTTCACCGTACCAACGCGGCCGTCAAGGGCATCAACGAGGCTCTCACGAACAGGCAATTCTCTACTGCCACCAGGCTCGTGTACTCGCTCTTCTA TGATGACTTCTGCGACATCTTCGTTGAGAACAGCAAGGGCATGCTGGGCCAAGATGCGGACCCTGCCCAAGCCAACTCTGTCCGCCAAGTCCTCTACTTTGTTCTTGATACGTGCCTGCGTCTACTGCACCCTATGCTTCCCTTCATCACCGAGGAGCTCTGGCAACGTCTGCCACGGAAGGCTGGAGATGAGACTCCTTCCATCCTCCTGGCGCCGTATCCCGAGGCTGACCAGGCTCTCGAGTTCCCCGCTGAGAGCGCAGACTACGAGCTTGGTCTCAAGTGCGCTAGCGGTATCAGATCGTTGGCTGCTGAATACAACATTCGTGATGGCCGTGCCTTCATCGTGGCTTCTACTCCTGCCGCCTTGGAGAAGGTGAGCGCGCAGCTCAACGCCATCAAGACCCTCTCCGGTAGGAGCATTGCTTCCACCGAGGTTATCGAGGAGTCCGCCACCCCCAAGGGCTGCGCTGTTAGTGTCGTGAACGCCGAGATTGTTGTTCTTCTCCAGGTCAGCGACCAAATCACAGATATCGCAgccgagatcaagaagatcaccaccaagctGCAGAAGACCACCGTCGCAATTACCAAGCAGGAGGAGTTGATCAACCGCGAGGGTTTCGAAAAGGTCAGTGATGTTGTCGTAACagctgagaagaagaagcttgcCGATGCACAGGCGGCCAAGGAGAACTACGAGCGGACACTCGCCGAGTTCAGCAAACTCAAGCTCTAG